The following are encoded in a window of Roseimaritima ulvae genomic DNA:
- a CDS encoding efflux RND transporter periplasmic adaptor subunit, translating into MLTFATLLACVAFGSGCQRAPSPAAAETTILPVAATLVRRQTSFSYPVTYFGRIRPARQAALSFEIPGKLVDVLFDEGDRVPADKVVARLDTAALAAEREVLLSERKTESLLLERLQRGEREEIIAAAQAEVRRLEVERKRALAEKNRAETVFESRSITRSEYDQARYTYEATEFSLEQAKQRLQELVSGSRMEDIGAQASRVAAIDARIGQLNVQVDKSSLKTPFESVIVQRHQDEGVSLSPGQVVLEVHESHQLEARFSVPPEAVPLVSQSTFLEVNGTRLSATNPRTLARVDGLTRTVDVIFPLGADSHASLLPGSACSLQVVKRVPARCIEVPVTALVASVRGLWSCYRLQPLGENASIYTVEKVEVSILHTDGVRAIVESALPDESLIVATGVHRLVPGIQVRTDDPQP; encoded by the coding sequence ATGCTGACTTTCGCGACCTTGCTGGCGTGCGTGGCGTTCGGTTCGGGGTGCCAGCGAGCCCCATCGCCTGCGGCGGCGGAAACGACCATCCTGCCGGTTGCCGCCACGCTGGTCCGCCGGCAGACATCATTCTCTTATCCGGTGACCTATTTCGGCCGCATCCGGCCGGCCCGGCAGGCGGCACTGTCGTTTGAAATCCCTGGCAAACTGGTTGATGTCCTGTTCGATGAAGGGGATCGCGTTCCCGCCGACAAGGTGGTGGCACGCCTAGACACCGCGGCCCTGGCGGCTGAACGGGAGGTTTTGCTGTCGGAACGAAAAACCGAATCGCTGCTGCTCGAGCGGCTACAGCGGGGCGAACGCGAAGAAATCATCGCGGCCGCGCAAGCAGAAGTCCGCCGCTTGGAGGTCGAACGCAAACGTGCTCTGGCGGAAAAGAACCGGGCGGAAACGGTCTTTGAATCTCGTTCGATCACCCGTTCGGAATACGATCAGGCAAGGTATACGTATGAAGCCACCGAGTTTTCGCTAGAGCAAGCTAAACAGCGACTGCAAGAATTGGTCTCGGGCAGCCGCATGGAAGACATCGGGGCACAGGCCAGCCGCGTGGCGGCGATCGACGCTCGGATCGGCCAGTTGAACGTGCAAGTCGACAAATCGTCGCTCAAAACCCCATTTGAATCCGTGATCGTGCAACGCCATCAGGACGAGGGCGTCAGTTTGTCGCCGGGGCAGGTGGTCTTGGAGGTTCATGAAAGTCATCAGTTAGAGGCCCGTTTTTCGGTGCCTCCGGAAGCCGTTCCGCTGGTCTCGCAGTCGACTTTCCTGGAGGTCAACGGTACTCGGTTGTCGGCCACCAACCCGCGCACGCTCGCACGCGTCGATGGGCTGACCCGCACGGTCGACGTCATCTTTCCACTCGGCGCGGATTCGCACGCGTCCCTGCTGCCCGGCTCAGCGTGCAGTTTACAGGTGGTCAAACGCGTCCCGGCTCGCTGTATCGAGGTGCCGGTGACGGCATTGGTGGCCAGCGTCCGCGGGTTGTGGTCTTGCTATCGGCTGCAGCCCCTTGGTGAAAACGCGTCCATCTATACGGTCGAGAAAGTGGAGGTCAGTATTCTGCATACCGATGGCGTGCGGGCCATCGTGGAATCGGCTCTACCGGACGAATCGCTGATCGTGGCCACTGGCGTGCATCGCTTGGTACCGGGCATTCAGGTTCGCACCGACGATCCCCAACCATGA
- a CDS encoding N-acyl amino acid synthase FeeM domain-containing protein, translated as MDRSKISLFSDATVVEPDRPSVDGGAQDAATPVIYQTARNRADLIGAFQLLQQRYAEAGLAIAGGPGMRILPYHLWSETQVMIACQQNRVIGSISLTRDGHPEGVPMESTYGDTIRDLRAQGYRLGEVCSLSVDSPQQVSSGELFAQLTRLMMFHARYVNLDYLVAVVHPRHAKFYQRAMGFKAIGGLTRYQQVGGQPGIAILGHAKNRLSYRQRWQQHYFDGHFSDEELKPRPLCDTDRAFFRPFVSAPDQGQHERRAA; from the coding sequence ATGGATCGCAGTAAGATCAGCCTCTTTTCCGACGCCACTGTCGTGGAGCCCGATCGGCCCTCGGTCGATGGCGGGGCTCAGGACGCGGCGACGCCGGTGATCTACCAGACGGCTCGCAATCGGGCGGATCTGATCGGGGCATTTCAGCTTTTGCAGCAGCGATATGCAGAGGCCGGCTTGGCCATCGCCGGCGGTCCCGGAATGCGGATTTTGCCCTATCACCTATGGTCCGAAACCCAGGTGATGATCGCCTGCCAGCAAAATCGCGTCATTGGCAGCATTAGCCTAACTCGGGATGGCCATCCCGAAGGCGTGCCGATGGAGTCGACCTACGGCGATACAATCCGCGACTTAAGGGCTCAAGGCTATCGCTTGGGCGAAGTTTGCTCGCTCAGCGTGGATTCGCCACAGCAGGTATCTTCCGGCGAATTGTTCGCCCAGCTTACCCGCCTGATGATGTTCCATGCCCGCTATGTCAATCTGGACTATCTGGTCGCCGTTGTGCATCCTCGCCATGCCAAATTCTATCAGCGAGCGATGGGCTTCAAAGCCATCGGCGGCCTGACCCGTTACCAGCAGGTGGGCGGACAACCTGGAATCGCGATATTGGGGCATGCCAAAAATCGTTTGAGTTATCGACAACGCTGGCAGCAGCATTACTTCGATGGCCATTTCTCCGACGAAGAACTGAAACCGCGGCCGCTCTGCGATACGGACCGTGCGTTCTTTCGTCCCTTCGTGTCCGCGCCCGACCAGGGGCAGCATGAACGACGCGCGGCCTAG
- a CDS encoding N-acyl amino acid synthase FeeM domain-containing protein: MFVSTARDCSRQSISEQIQLSVARSPEELEDSFRMVYDSYINAGLEQPNESEMRLTPYHLLPTTEVVLAKYQACPIATASVILDGDIGLPAESIYAKEIEQLRQRGFRMAEVGCLADRRESPVRFIKMFRRLTKLIAQVAAFQGCTALIAATHPKHARFYIRQLGFEQFGDLRACPYAQGNPAVALLLDFDKIMVNDPDVYEHLFGQPFSDEDLQPYLWDQDTRLHFARMLRDLPGFYSFVAGRKVMPPVIADALDALPNHTPLVP; the protein is encoded by the coding sequence ATGTTTGTCTCCACCGCCCGAGATTGTTCTCGCCAATCGATTTCGGAGCAGATCCAGCTATCAGTCGCTCGATCCCCCGAAGAGCTCGAAGACTCTTTTCGGATGGTTTATGACTCGTACATCAATGCGGGATTGGAACAACCGAATGAATCGGAGATGAGGCTGACTCCGTACCATTTACTGCCCACGACCGAAGTGGTGCTGGCCAAGTATCAAGCCTGCCCGATCGCGACGGCTTCGGTGATCTTGGATGGCGATATCGGTCTGCCCGCTGAATCGATCTACGCCAAGGAAATCGAGCAACTGCGACAACGCGGTTTTCGGATGGCGGAGGTCGGCTGTTTAGCCGATCGCCGCGAGTCTCCGGTTCGCTTCATCAAAATGTTCCGTCGGCTGACCAAATTGATCGCTCAAGTGGCCGCCTTTCAGGGCTGTACTGCACTGATCGCGGCCACCCACCCAAAACATGCTCGGTTCTACATCCGTCAACTTGGCTTCGAGCAATTTGGCGATCTGCGGGCTTGCCCCTATGCACAGGGAAATCCAGCCGTCGCGTTGTTGCTGGATTTTGACAAGATCATGGTGAACGACCCCGACGTCTATGAACACTTGTTCGGACAGCCTTTCAGTGACGAAGATCTGCAACCATATCTCTGGGATCAGGACACGCGCTTGCACTTCGCCCGGATGTTACGGGACCTGCCGGGCTTCTATTCTTTCGTTGCCGGTCGAAAAGTCATGCCGCCGGTGATTGCCGACGCCCTCGACGCGCTGCCCAATCACACGCCGCTAGTCCCGTAA
- a CDS encoding nitroreductase family protein has protein sequence MFDMTGIGGAVENAIIAASHHDLVAEPVWLGNVEKPDLKLPVVELKLTSGGSPDPLNSVVEERCTCRKPYSKQPLETAILDSLEAAAVGRFPQAQIDWITDPRAKQRFGNVVAAMDSVRFRIPECHRELYKQLRFSRNEVEQTRDGLDVRTLELPPGVATMLKGLRSWEAMQAVHRLRLTPLLTIPSKVAVQKSAAIAVVSISTASIESYMHGGRAIERLWLAATALDLSMHPLGSPAIFLPQAKERPQFRSLIERSQQETFELLPRLGNRTMQLAFRVGRSKPPTARSLRREVSEVLGCPK, from the coding sequence ATGTTTGACATGACGGGTATTGGTGGGGCGGTCGAAAACGCAATCATTGCTGCGTCGCATCACGATCTGGTCGCCGAACCGGTTTGGCTGGGAAACGTCGAGAAACCTGATTTAAAACTACCGGTTGTCGAGCTCAAGCTGACATCGGGCGGCTCTCCCGACCCACTCAATTCGGTGGTCGAGGAACGCTGTACATGTCGCAAACCGTATTCCAAGCAGCCGCTCGAAACGGCAATCTTGGATTCGCTTGAGGCGGCGGCGGTAGGACGGTTTCCCCAAGCTCAAATCGACTGGATCACTGACCCTCGAGCTAAACAACGCTTTGGAAACGTGGTTGCCGCGATGGACTCCGTTCGTTTCCGCATCCCAGAATGTCATCGAGAGCTTTATAAGCAGTTGCGTTTTAGCCGCAACGAAGTCGAACAAACGCGCGACGGGCTGGACGTTCGCACCCTTGAGCTTCCTCCCGGCGTAGCAACCATGCTGAAAGGATTGCGGAGTTGGGAGGCGATGCAGGCGGTCCACCGCCTACGGCTGACGCCCCTGTTGACGATTCCTTCCAAGGTCGCTGTCCAAAAGAGTGCTGCCATCGCCGTTGTGTCGATATCCACAGCTTCGATCGAGTCCTACATGCATGGTGGCCGTGCGATCGAGCGGCTGTGGTTGGCAGCGACAGCCCTGGACCTCTCCATGCACCCGCTCGGCAGCCCTGCGATTTTCCTACCACAAGCCAAAGAAAGACCGCAATTTCGTTCGTTAATCGAACGTTCGCAACAAGAAACCTTCGAGCTTCTACCCCGCCTTGGCAATCGCACGATGCAACTAGCATTCCGCGTCGGCCGTAGCAAACCACCAACTGCACGCTCCCTGCGACGAGAAGTGAGTGAAGTGCTGGGGTGTCCAAAATGA
- a CDS encoding response regulator transcription factor — translation MSDNKQILVFHRNGLFRDCLASFLARDGGYVAKSIDHMESDDALELLRDAADVLLLDLNLPDNMAVDIARAIRDQNSATKVIVLVPDDHDRLVECIAAGVHGCVLERSSLDDLRDAIRQVLQGETFCSPDIVATMFAEFARIATIPTLPPSEPKERRLTSREQEVLALVAKRKSNKEIASVLCVSLFTVKNHVHNILEKLNVESRQEAVEIARKQL, via the coding sequence ATGAGCGACAACAAGCAAATTCTGGTCTTTCACCGGAATGGTCTATTCCGCGATTGCCTGGCGAGCTTTTTGGCTCGCGACGGCGGGTATGTTGCGAAATCCATTGACCATATGGAGAGCGATGACGCTCTGGAATTGCTTCGCGACGCTGCCGACGTGTTGTTGCTGGATCTGAACCTGCCCGACAATATGGCGGTCGATATCGCGCGTGCGATCCGCGATCAGAACTCGGCGACCAAGGTCATTGTTCTGGTCCCTGACGATCACGATCGATTGGTGGAATGCATTGCCGCGGGGGTCCATGGTTGTGTTCTGGAACGTTCCAGCCTGGATGACCTTCGCGACGCCATTCGACAGGTCTTGCAGGGAGAGACGTTTTGTTCACCTGACATCGTGGCGACAATGTTTGCAGAATTTGCACGCATCGCTACCATTCCTACACTCCCTCCCAGCGAGCCCAAAGAACGACGCTTAACTTCTCGGGAACAAGAAGTCTTGGCTTTGGTCGCCAAGCGAAAGAGCAACAAAGAGATCGCCTCGGTGCTATGTGTGTCGCTGTTCACGGTCAAGAATCACGTCCACAATATCCTTGAAAAGCTGAATGTGGAGAGCCGACAGGAAGCGGTGGAAATCGCACGGAAACAACTCTAG
- a CDS encoding helix-turn-helix domain-containing protein, with amino-acid sequence MNQSVTRVLLTVDQPLHAQLLKHAFATCPDLELVGEATEVIECMQKMVSKKPHLWIHSWDEGPELQAVLSHVYDSQPSLSVIRISLNEPAGYIQMQVRSLADLLKLATQTRLLLGAA; translated from the coding sequence ATGAACCAATCTGTGACTCGCGTATTGCTGACTGTCGATCAGCCCCTACACGCTCAACTTTTGAAACATGCCTTCGCGACCTGCCCGGACCTGGAATTGGTTGGGGAAGCGACGGAAGTCATCGAGTGTATGCAAAAGATGGTTTCTAAGAAACCGCATCTTTGGATCCACTCCTGGGACGAAGGACCGGAACTGCAAGCCGTGTTATCGCACGTCTATGACAGTCAACCGAGTCTTTCGGTGATTCGGATCAGCCTCAATGAACCGGCTGGTTATATCCAGATGCAAGTTCGCTCGCTGGCGGACCTGCTGAAGCTTGCCACGCAAACCCGTTTGTTACTTGGCGCTGCGTGA
- a CDS encoding ThiF family adenylyltransferase translates to MIEPQYDTVRGNYPEPAIVTPSTSPSATEGNLAGWDYAEAFSRNLGLISPGEQQRLRNCRVAIPGMGGVGGNHLMTLTRMGVGKFRIADADTFGVGNFNRQFGSTVKTIDQPKAATLAAAALEVNPELDIDVSTEFIDEHNINGFLDGVDMVVDAVDFFAFDARRLLFREARRRGIWAVTAGPIGFSTAWLSFDPNGMSFDDYFDIRDDMDSLDRFIAFALGLAPEATHVPYFDFSYVDRDSGRGPSVAAACRLAAGVVGIEAVKILLDRGHMKAVPHYHQFDAYRYLLKHGKLRFGNRGPLQRFKRKYMRKKLIELGFAAT, encoded by the coding sequence GTGATCGAACCGCAATACGACACCGTTCGGGGCAACTATCCGGAGCCCGCCATTGTGACGCCAAGCACTTCGCCATCAGCGACCGAGGGGAACCTCGCGGGCTGGGACTACGCCGAAGCCTTTTCGCGAAACCTGGGATTGATTTCGCCCGGAGAGCAACAGCGGCTGCGGAATTGCCGCGTGGCGATTCCCGGTATGGGCGGCGTGGGAGGGAACCACCTGATGACCTTAACGCGGATGGGCGTCGGCAAGTTCCGGATCGCCGACGCCGATACCTTTGGCGTGGGGAATTTTAACCGCCAATTCGGCTCCACGGTCAAAACCATCGATCAACCGAAAGCGGCAACGTTGGCGGCGGCGGCGCTGGAGGTCAATCCGGAATTGGATATTGATGTCAGCACCGAGTTTATCGACGAACACAACATCAACGGATTTCTCGACGGTGTCGACATGGTCGTCGACGCGGTCGATTTCTTCGCCTTTGACGCTCGACGATTGCTATTTCGCGAAGCCCGCCGACGTGGTATTTGGGCGGTAACCGCTGGGCCGATCGGCTTCAGCACGGCGTGGTTGAGCTTCGATCCCAACGGCATGTCCTTTGATGACTACTTCGATATCCGCGACGACATGGATTCGCTGGACCGCTTCATCGCTTTCGCGCTTGGCCTGGCTCCCGAAGCGACGCATGTGCCTTACTTTGATTTTTCCTACGTCGATCGCGACAGCGGCCGCGGCCCCTCGGTCGCCGCCGCATGCCGGTTGGCTGCTGGGGTGGTAGGAATCGAAGCCGTCAAGATTCTGCTAGACCGCGGGCACATGAAAGCGGTTCCGCACTACCATCAATTCGACGCTTACCGTTACCTGTTAAAGCACGGCAAATTACGCTTCGGCAATCGTGGCCCACTGCAGCGATTCAAAAGAAAGTACATGCGGAAGAAACTGATCGAACTAGGCTTCGCAGCAACGTAG
- a CDS encoding N-acyl amino acid synthase FeeM domain-containing protein: MSAFIRFSTDTAAATPAAKTARSLPPKFEMKACETQAERRSAFQLVYESYRRAGLIPDNQMQMRVLEQHLVDTTDLMVAKQDNKVCFTVTLVRDGLYGMPAESLFGKEIDAMRRNGLRLAEVSCVAGDCEKEDKRQRFDTLVKMISLTIQAARRRDVDRLLLAVHPRHAKVYQRLFGCKICTDVRDYDAVQGNPAVLCTHDFKELDETGYSLSEKVYGTEFSPWQLDGTRMTAAEKAYFAQAVSQQKPRLVTMAA; this comes from the coding sequence ATGAGCGCTTTCATCCGATTCTCAACCGATACCGCTGCTGCCACTCCCGCCGCAAAGACCGCCCGATCGTTGCCGCCGAAGTTTGAAATGAAGGCATGTGAAACCCAGGCCGAACGTCGGTCCGCATTCCAGTTGGTTTATGAGAGTTATCGTCGCGCGGGGCTGATCCCTGACAATCAGATGCAAATGCGAGTGCTGGAGCAGCACTTGGTTGACACCACCGACCTGATGGTGGCCAAGCAAGACAACAAAGTCTGTTTCACCGTCACGCTGGTCCGCGATGGACTATATGGTATGCCGGCCGAATCGCTGTTTGGCAAAGAAATCGATGCGATGCGCCGCAATGGCTTGCGGCTCGCCGAGGTCTCTTGCGTAGCCGGCGACTGTGAGAAAGAAGACAAGCGTCAGCGCTTCGACACGCTCGTCAAAATGATCAGCCTGACCATCCAAGCGGCTCGGCGGCGCGATGTAGATCGCTTGCTGTTGGCCGTTCATCCTCGCCATGCCAAAGTCTACCAGCGTCTGTTCGGTTGCAAGATTTGTACGGACGTAAGAGATTACGATGCCGTCCAGGGCAATCCGGCTGTGTTGTGCACCCACGACTTTAAAGAACTGGATGAGACGGGGTACTCCCTATCCGAAAAAGTCTACGGCACCGAGTTTTCTCCGTGGCAATTGGACGGTACCCGCATGACTGCCGCCGAAAAAGCCTACTTCGCGCAAGCAGTCAGTCAGCAAAAGCCGCGCCTGGTCACGATGGCGGCCTAA
- the fabF gene encoding beta-ketoacyl-ACP synthase II, with product MRRVVVTGIGLVAPTGVNAQTAWQGALAGQSAIKHITRFDTDELPVRIAAEITDFDATPLLGSKIERQTSRFVQFAAVASDEALRDADYDANKLGDGCGCLIGVAIGGLGEIEQSSCLLKERGASKVSPLTLPYAIPNMASGFVAIQNGLRGPNFVLATACASGTHAIGEAARLIRDGQTEMMLTGGAEAAICPLSIASFSRMRALSSDNDNPQSASRPFDKHRSGFVMGEGCGMLVLEEYEHAKARGAKIYAELIGYGLSADAYHITKPADEGEGLARAIRGALESGSINPDDVDYINAHGTSTKANDMLESQAIGNVLGEAAKTVSISSTKGVTGHCLGAAGGIEAAFTVLAVKENLVPPTANLHTPDPDCPLDYTPTKARERNIDVALSNSSGFGGQNAVLAFKKFV from the coding sequence ATGCGTAGGGTTGTTGTCACCGGAATCGGATTGGTCGCTCCGACTGGAGTGAATGCGCAAACCGCTTGGCAGGGCGCGTTGGCTGGTCAATCCGCGATCAAGCATATCACGCGGTTCGACACCGACGAACTGCCCGTGCGGATCGCTGCTGAGATCACCGACTTTGACGCCACGCCTTTGCTGGGGTCCAAGATTGAGCGGCAAACGTCGCGGTTCGTCCAGTTCGCGGCCGTGGCTTCGGATGAAGCTCTACGCGACGCGGATTATGATGCCAATAAACTGGGCGATGGCTGTGGCTGTCTGATCGGCGTCGCCATCGGCGGACTCGGCGAAATCGAACAGAGCTCTTGCCTGTTAAAAGAACGCGGCGCTTCCAAAGTTTCTCCGTTGACCTTGCCCTACGCGATTCCCAATATGGCGTCGGGGTTTGTTGCCATTCAGAATGGACTGCGAGGCCCCAACTTTGTGCTTGCGACGGCATGTGCCAGCGGCACTCACGCGATCGGCGAAGCAGCGCGGCTGATCCGCGACGGTCAAACCGAGATGATGCTGACCGGCGGCGCCGAAGCCGCTATCTGTCCCTTGTCGATCGCATCGTTTTCTCGCATGCGAGCGCTCAGCAGCGACAACGACAATCCGCAATCCGCCTCGCGACCCTTCGATAAACATCGCTCCGGGTTTGTAATGGGCGAAGGCTGCGGGATGTTGGTTCTGGAAGAATACGAACACGCCAAAGCTCGCGGTGCGAAAATTTATGCGGAACTGATTGGGTACGGACTATCCGCCGACGCTTACCATATCACTAAGCCCGCGGATGAAGGCGAAGGCCTAGCCCGCGCGATTCGCGGAGCGTTGGAATCGGGTTCGATCAACCCCGACGACGTCGACTACATCAACGCGCACGGTACCTCGACCAAAGCCAACGACATGTTGGAAAGTCAAGCGATCGGAAACGTACTGGGCGAGGCAGCAAAAACCGTATCGATTTCCTCGACCAAAGGCGTGACCGGACATTGTCTGGGCGCGGCCGGCGGCATCGAAGCCGCGTTTACGGTTCTAGCCGTGAAGGAAAACCTCGTGCCGCCGACGGCCAATCTTCACACTCCGGATCCCGATTGCCCTCTGGACTACACCCCCACAAAGGCTCGGGAACGGAATATCGACGTGGCACTCAGCAACTCCTCCGGATTTGGTGGGCAGAATGCCGTCTTGGCGTTCAAGAAATTCGTTTAG